A single genomic interval of Oreochromis aureus strain Israel breed Guangdong linkage group 12, ZZ_aureus, whole genome shotgun sequence harbors:
- the gda gene encoding guanine deaminase: MANSDRADTAIAFVYRGTFVHSTQQKALQILKDALLGVDTQGKIAFIEEGKELEKLSQTFGFKTSDITQLAQHEFFMPGLVDTHIHASQYSYAGTALDMPLLQWLNAYTFPVESRFKDLEFARKVYTQIVRRTLRNGTTTACYFATIHTEASLLLGQIANNFGQRALVGKVCMDRNDCVKHYKETLQDSQDETCRFIKELLNKKYPLVKPVVTPRFAPSCTGALLEQLGEIAKNNNLHIQSHISETLEEVKLVKELFPESESYADVYYKHNLLTDKTVMAHGCHLSDEELALFRETGASLSHCPNSNFSLCSGVLNVRNVLKHKVKLGLGTDVAGGYSASMLDAVRRALDASKVLTIQDPKYKTLSFEEVFRIATLGGSQALSLDDQTGNFEVGKDFDALRINVAAEGGPIDLIQDEEPKILLEKFLNLGDDRNIAEVFVAGRKVVPITE; the protein is encoded by the exons ATGGCAAACTCCGACCGAGCCGACACTGCAATAGCCTTCGTCTACAGGGGCACGTTTGTCCACTCGACTCAACAAAAGGCGCTACAGATCCTGAAAGATGCGCTCCTGGGAGTGGATACACAGGGAAAG ATTGCTTTTATCGAGGAAGGCAAGGAGTTAGAAAAACTGTCCCAGACCTTTGGATTCAAGACATCTGACATCACTCAGCTGGCACAACA TGAGTTCTTCATGCCAGGACTTGTAGATACCCACATCCATGCATCACAGTACAGCTACGCTGGCACAGCATTGGACATGCCGTTACTGCAGTGGCTTAATGCTTACACCTTTCCTGTGGAGTCACGCTTCAAGGACTTGGAGTTCGCCCGCAAGGTCTACACCCAAATAGTG AGAAGAACTCTGAGAAATGGAACAACAACTGCTTGCTACTTTGCTACAATTCACACTGAAGCCTCTCTGTTGCTGGGCCAGATTGCAA ATAACTTTGGACAGCGTGCTTTGGTTGGCAAGGTGTGCATGGACAGGAACGACTGTGTGAAACATTACAAAGAGACTTTGCAGGACTCTCAAGACGAGACCTGTCG GTTCATTAAAGAGCTCCTGAACAAAAAG TACCCTTTAGTGAAGCCTGTGGTGACTCCCCGTTTCGCTCCATCCTGCACAGGAGCGTTGCTCGAGCAGCTGGGAGAAATCGCTAAAAATAACAACCTGCACATTCAG aGTCATATCAGTGAAACTCTCGAGGAAGTAAAGCTTGTAAAGGAACTGTTTCCCGAATCAGAGTCTTACGCAGATGTCTATTACAAACACAACCTGCTCACTGACAAG ACAGTGATGGCCCATGGGTGCCACCTCAGTGATGAAGAGTTGGCTCTGTTCAGAGAGACTGGAGCCTCTTTGTCCCACTGTCCCAATTCCAACTTTTC GTTGTGCAGTGGAGTGTTAAATGTCCGCAACGTCCTGAAACACAAAGTGAAGTTGGGGCTGGGAACAG ATGTGGCCGGAGGTTACTCCGCCTCTATGCTCGATGCCGTGAGGAGAGCTCTGGATGCATCTAAAGTCTTGACCATCCAGGacccaaaatacaaaacactcaGTTTTGAGGAGGTGTTCAGAATAGCCACACTGGGAGGCAGTCAGG CCTTGTCCTTAGATGACCAAACAGGGAACTTTGAAGTTGGCAAAGACTTTGATGCCCTGAGGATTAATGTAGCTGCTGAGGGTGGGCCTATCGATCTCATCCAGGACGAGGAACCAAAG ATTCTTTtggaaaaattcttgaatttgG GTGATGATCGTAACATCGCGGAGGTGTTTGTAGCTGGCAGGAAGGTGGTGCCGATCACAGAGTAA